A region of Candidatus Krumholzibacteriia bacterium DNA encodes the following proteins:
- a CDS encoding HAMP domain-containing sensor histidine kinase, which produces MSAPPYQAMRQPSTVRYEWRHWFLLAGICIASTLGLSLALFAQLHGDGRSGWPWQHTETALVSALLLLVLLFVASLTLQQRRFLAISVRNAALEDEVALRERMHGEFAARNQDLEEQVAQRTAALQAQATQMLKLYHMAYDFVGNVSHEFRTPLTVIKEYVAALEEALEGEALDAETRRFFEVLHARVDDLSLMVDDLIDVTRLESDIVRISRCPCRIEAIAARVQETVAPKARKCEVVVEFMADEGLPDLFCDPDKIARVLINLVVNALKFSPPGRVVRMWALHDIDDGLVRIGVTDHGPGIPRESRELVFERFKQTAPAEAMQPKGFGLGLHIAKELVVLNFGDMTLHSSMGIGSVFSFSVPTWNPETLLHHYLQHVAYFRQASATVSLLRVDAEVGPLRAGKPARKHPAGETRAEEPRQPGMETSGRAGDLLGLFLEERLCRTDLLVRAGPATWVLVVATGQDHGLADLIQRLEEEHEKVNLVRRHQPLPPLRFRILGTWSAATRAPLASAFVAALRRRDAAQSSSRLDPAPTSSGSMDTCT; this is translated from the coding sequence ATGTCTGCACCGCCGTACCAGGCAATGCGCCAACCCTCGACCGTGCGCTATGAATGGCGCCACTGGTTCCTGCTCGCCGGCATCTGTATCGCTTCCACCTTGGGTCTCTCCCTGGCTTTGTTCGCGCAGTTGCACGGCGATGGCCGCTCCGGCTGGCCCTGGCAACACACGGAGACCGCCCTCGTCTCCGCCCTCCTCCTCCTGGTGCTGCTGTTCGTCGCCTCCTTGACCCTGCAGCAGCGGCGCTTCCTCGCCATCAGCGTCCGCAATGCCGCCCTGGAAGATGAGGTTGCGCTCCGAGAAAGGATGCACGGGGAATTCGCCGCCCGGAATCAGGACCTGGAGGAGCAGGTGGCGCAGCGCACCGCGGCCCTGCAAGCGCAGGCGACGCAGATGCTCAAGCTCTACCACATGGCCTATGACTTCGTCGGCAATGTCTCCCACGAGTTCCGCACCCCGCTCACTGTGATCAAGGAGTACGTCGCGGCGCTGGAAGAAGCCCTGGAGGGCGAGGCTCTCGATGCGGAGACGCGGCGGTTCTTCGAGGTCCTGCATGCCCGGGTCGACGACCTGAGTCTCATGGTGGACGACCTGATCGACGTCACCCGCCTGGAGTCGGACATCGTGCGCATCTCGCGGTGCCCCTGCCGGATCGAAGCCATCGCCGCGCGGGTGCAGGAGACGGTGGCCCCCAAGGCGCGCAAGTGCGAGGTCGTGGTGGAATTCATGGCCGACGAGGGACTGCCCGACCTCTTCTGCGATCCCGACAAGATCGCCCGGGTCCTCATCAACTTGGTGGTGAACGCGCTGAAGTTCTCGCCCCCTGGCCGCGTCGTGCGCATGTGGGCCCTGCACGACATCGACGACGGCCTGGTGCGCATCGGCGTCACCGACCACGGGCCGGGGATCCCGCGGGAGAGCCGGGAACTGGTGTTCGAGCGCTTCAAGCAGACCGCTCCCGCCGAGGCGATGCAACCCAAGGGCTTCGGCCTCGGCTTGCACATCGCCAAGGAACTGGTGGTACTCAACTTCGGGGACATGACCCTGCACAGCAGTATGGGCATCGGCAGCGTCTTCTCCTTCTCCGTGCCCACCTGGAATCCAGAGACGTTGCTGCACCACTACCTCCAGCACGTCGCTTACTTCCGCCAGGCTTCCGCCACCGTCTCGCTTTTGCGTGTGGACGCGGAGGTCGGTCCGCTGCGGGCCGGAAAACCAGCAAGGAAACACCCGGCGGGAGAAACGCGGGCAGAGGAGCCGCGGCAACCAGGGATGGAGACGAGCGGGCGCGCCGGAGACCTCCTGGGTCTCTTCCTGGAGGAGCGGCTGTGCCGCACCGACCTCCTCGTTCGCGCCGGTCCGGCGACCTGGGTCCTGGTGGTGGCGACCGGTCAGGACCACGGCCTGGCGGACCTGATCCAACGGCTCGAGGAAGAACACGAAAAGGTGAATCTCGTGCGCCGCCACCAGCCTTTGCCGCCGCTCCGCTTCCGCATCCTCGGTACCTGGAGCGCCGCGACGCGGGCCCCCCTGGCCAGCGCCTTCGTCGCCGCGCTGCGCCGACGCGACGCGGCTCAGTCCTCCTCGCGGCTGGACCCGGCGCCCACTTCCTCCGGGAGCATGGACACCTGCACGTAG
- a CDS encoding insulinase family protein, with protein MRSRLSWLVLFALAASAPGIAAQAAPAVQQAPAAQAQAVQQPPTAQAPAASPAAPPSALDLDTVIPLDPKVLHGKLPSGIEYYIRANQEPRNRAELRLVVNAGSILESEDQQGVAHFVEHMAFNGTQHFGAEELVNYLESIGMRFGADVNAYTNFDETVYMLTVPTDAESVLAKGFLVLADWAKGSTFDPVEVNKERGVVIEEWRMGRGAGQRLREKHLPVLLKGSLYADRIPIGKKEVLDKFPPEAAKRFVRDWYRPELMAVIAVGDFDPARIEALLRQHFDGFKASAQPVVRPTFPVPAHPETLFTIAQDIEATTSTVAVMAKFPRQEETTLGAYRRTIVQGLYNSMLNMRLFELTQKAEPPFVRAGAGRGGVVRPLDMWSLGVTTENNGLERGLEATLVEAARAVRFGFTPGELERAKESLRSRMESAYNEREKTDSSSHAREYVDLFLEQVPAPGITYEYQAIQALLPGIQLDEVNAVSREITAEDNVVVQVSAPEKEGVSLPGAAALQQVIASVAGRNLEPYVDTATAAPLVPTPPPQTDIATRQRIEPLGIELWTLANGARVYVKRTDFKDDEILFRGWSPGGTSLAPDADYQTANQAAGFISGSGVGAFSLPDLQKKLAGKQVFVRPTVGQLSEGFFGQTRPQDLETMLQLVYLNVTQPRRDPEAFQSQKTRFRGVLQNRASDPANAFADTLRLVSTRYHPRSYPLTVPSLEQIELDKALGFYQGRFADASDFTFAFVGNVDPQVLEPLVRTYIGSLPVLRRKETWRDVGVKRPGGVVRREFHGGVDPKARTAILFTGNFDWKREERYALNAMVEALQIRLREVLREDLGGVYGVQVSGGSQRDPKPEYRVQVGFQCDPHRLQELTSQVFQVIQGFRDTGPDTDDVAKVVEIQRKNYEVNLRENGYWLGEIEFRDSYGLDLNEILQYEKLYATLDVKMVRQAAKKYLRTDHYVQVSMLPEEVGAGSSREED; from the coding sequence ATGCGAAGCAGACTCAGCTGGCTGGTCCTGTTCGCGCTCGCGGCGTCGGCGCCAGGGATCGCGGCGCAAGCCGCGCCGGCAGTGCAACAGGCCCCGGCAGCCCAGGCGCAGGCGGTGCAGCAGCCTCCGACAGCCCAGGCGCCGGCGGCGTCACCGGCCGCCCCGCCCTCTGCCCTCGACCTCGACACCGTCATCCCGCTGGATCCGAAGGTGCTGCACGGCAAGCTGCCGAGCGGCATCGAGTACTACATCCGCGCCAACCAGGAGCCGCGCAACCGCGCCGAGCTCCGGCTGGTGGTGAACGCCGGTTCCATCCTGGAGAGCGAAGATCAGCAGGGGGTGGCGCACTTCGTCGAGCACATGGCCTTCAACGGCACCCAGCACTTCGGCGCCGAGGAGCTGGTGAATTACCTGGAGAGCATCGGCATGCGCTTCGGCGCCGATGTCAACGCCTACACCAACTTCGACGAGACGGTGTACATGTTGACCGTGCCCACCGACGCGGAATCGGTGCTCGCCAAAGGCTTCCTCGTCCTCGCCGATTGGGCGAAGGGCTCGACTTTCGATCCGGTGGAGGTGAACAAGGAGCGCGGCGTGGTCATCGAGGAATGGCGGATGGGCCGCGGCGCCGGCCAGCGCCTGCGGGAGAAGCACCTCCCGGTGTTGCTCAAGGGCTCGCTCTACGCCGACCGCATCCCCATCGGCAAGAAGGAAGTGCTCGACAAGTTCCCGCCCGAGGCGGCGAAGCGTTTCGTGCGCGACTGGTACCGGCCGGAGCTGATGGCGGTGATCGCGGTCGGTGACTTCGATCCGGCCCGCATCGAGGCGCTGCTGCGCCAGCACTTCGACGGCTTCAAGGCCTCGGCCCAGCCGGTGGTGCGGCCCACTTTCCCGGTGCCGGCACACCCGGAGACGCTGTTCACCATCGCCCAGGACATCGAGGCGACGACGAGCACCGTGGCGGTGATGGCCAAGTTCCCGCGGCAAGAGGAGACGACGCTGGGGGCGTATCGCCGCACGATCGTCCAGGGGCTCTACAACAGCATGCTCAACATGCGCCTCTTCGAGCTCACCCAGAAGGCGGAGCCGCCGTTCGTGCGCGCTGGCGCCGGCAGGGGCGGGGTCGTGCGGCCGCTGGACATGTGGTCGCTCGGTGTGACCACGGAGAACAACGGGCTGGAACGAGGTCTCGAAGCGACCTTGGTGGAGGCGGCGCGTGCCGTGCGCTTCGGCTTCACCCCCGGGGAGCTGGAGCGGGCGAAGGAGAGCCTGCGCAGCCGCATGGAGAGCGCCTACAACGAGCGCGAGAAGACCGACTCGTCATCGCACGCCAGGGAATACGTCGATCTCTTCCTGGAGCAGGTGCCGGCGCCTGGCATCACCTACGAGTACCAGGCCATCCAGGCTCTTCTCCCCGGGATCCAGCTCGACGAGGTCAATGCGGTGAGCCGGGAGATCACGGCGGAAGACAACGTGGTCGTCCAGGTGAGCGCGCCGGAGAAGGAAGGCGTCAGCCTCCCCGGCGCCGCGGCGCTGCAACAGGTCATCGCCTCCGTGGCGGGGCGCAACTTGGAGCCGTACGTGGACACCGCCACGGCGGCGCCGCTCGTACCGACCCCGCCGCCGCAGACCGATATCGCCACGCGCCAGCGCATAGAGCCCCTCGGCATCGAGCTCTGGACGCTGGCCAACGGCGCTCGGGTGTACGTGAAGCGCACGGATTTCAAGGACGACGAGATCCTCTTCCGCGGCTGGAGCCCGGGTGGAACCTCGCTCGCCCCCGATGCCGATTACCAGACAGCGAACCAGGCGGCCGGATTCATCTCCGGTAGCGGCGTCGGCGCCTTCAGCCTTCCGGATCTGCAGAAGAAGCTCGCGGGCAAGCAAGTGTTCGTGCGCCCCACGGTGGGGCAGCTGAGCGAGGGCTTCTTCGGCCAGACCCGGCCGCAGGACCTGGAAACCATGCTGCAGCTCGTCTATCTGAATGTCACCCAGCCTCGCCGCGACCCCGAGGCGTTCCAGAGTCAGAAGACCCGCTTCCGCGGCGTCTTGCAGAATCGCGCTTCCGATCCGGCCAATGCCTTCGCCGACACGCTCCGTCTCGTCTCCACGCGCTACCATCCGCGTTCGTATCCGCTCACTGTGCCGAGCCTGGAGCAGATCGAGCTCGACAAGGCCTTGGGCTTCTATCAGGGCCGTTTCGCCGACGCCAGCGACTTCACCTTCGCCTTCGTGGGCAACGTGGATCCCCAGGTTCTCGAGCCGCTGGTGCGGACCTACATCGGCTCCCTGCCGGTGCTGCGGCGCAAGGAGACCTGGCGCGACGTGGGGGTGAAGCGCCCGGGAGGCGTGGTGCGCCGGGAGTTCCACGGGGGCGTGGACCCGAAGGCACGCACGGCGATCCTCTTCACCGGGAACTTCGACTGGAAGCGGGAGGAGCGTTACGCCCTCAACGCCATGGTCGAAGCGTTGCAGATCCGCCTGCGCGAGGTGTTGCGGGAGGATCTCGGGGGTGTCTACGGCGTGCAAGTCTCCGGCGGCAGCCAGCGCGATCCCAAACCGGAGTACCGGGTGCAGGTCGGCTTCCAATGCGATCCGCACCGGTTGCAGGAGCTCACCAGCCAGGTGTTCCAGGTGATCCAGGGTTTCCGCGATACCGGACCGGATACCGACGACGTGGCCAAGGTGGTGGAGATCCAGCGCAAGAATTACGAGGTCAACCTGCGGGAGAACGGCTACTGGCTGGGTGAGATCGAGTTCCGCGATTCCTACGGTCTCGACCTGAACGAGATCCTGCAGTACGAGAAGCTCTATGCCACGCTCGATGTGAAGATGGTGCGCCAGGCCGCGAAGAAATACCTGCGCACGGACCACTACGTGCAGGTGTCCATGCTCCCGGAGGAAGTGGGCGCCGGGTCCAGCCGCGAGGAGGACTGA